The Budorcas taxicolor isolate Tak-1 chromosome 5, Takin1.1, whole genome shotgun sequence genome includes a window with the following:
- the TCF20 gene encoding transcription factor 20 isoform X2, whose translation MQSFREQSSYHGNQQSYPQEVHGSSRIEEFSPRQAQMFQNFGGAGGGSGGSSSGGGRRATAAAAAAMASETSGHQGYQGFRKEAGDFYYMAGNKDPVAAGTPQPPPRRPSGPVQSYGPPQGSSFGNQYGSEGHVGQFQAQHSALGGVSHYSQDYTGPFSPGSAQYQQQPSSQQQQQQQQQQQQVQQLRQQLYQSHQPLPQAASQPASGASHLQPMQRPSALPASAAGYQLRVGQFGQHYQSSATAAASSFPSPQRFSQSGQSYDGSYSVNAGSQYEGHNVGSNAQAYGTQSNYSYQPQSMKNFEQAKIPPGTQQGQQQQQQQQQQQQHPPQHVMQYSNAATKLPLQSQVGQYSQPEVPVRSPMQFHQNFSPISNPSPAASVVQSPSCSSTPSPLTQSGENLQCGQGNVPMGSRNRILQLMPQLSPTPSMMPSPNSHAAGFKGFGLEGVPEKRLTDPGLSSLSALSTQVANLPNTVQHMLLSDALTPQKKTSKRPSSSSKKTDSCPNSEGSSQAEEQLKSPMAESLDGGCSSSSEDQGERVRQLSGQSTSSDTTYKGGASGKAGSSPAQGAQNEAPRLSTSPGAREETASPGTKDTPLSSEGNPKANEKAVGVIVSREAMTGRVEKPGGQDKGSQEEDPAATQRPPSTGGAKETSHASLPQPEPLGGGSKGNKSGDSNSNHNGEGNGQTGHPAGGSGFTGRTEPSKSPGSLRYSYKDSFGSAVPRNMSSFAQYPTGQDKGDFTSHGERKGRNEKFPSLLQEVLQGYHHHPDRRYSRSSQEHQAMAGSLEGATRPNVLVSQTNELASRGLLNKSIGSLLENPHWGPWERKSSGTAPEMKQINLADYPIPRKFEIEPPSSAHEPGGSLSERRSVICDISPLRQIVRDPGAHSLGHMGADTRLGRNERLNLSLSQSVILPGGLVSMETKLKSQSGQIKEEDFEQSKSQASFNNKKSGDHCHPASIKHESYRGNASPGAATHDSISDYGPQDSRPTPMRRVPGRVGGREGMRGRSPSQYHDFSEKLKMSPGRSRGPGGDPHHMNPHMTFSERANRSSLHAPFSPNSESLASAYHTNTRAHAYGDPSAGLNSQLHYKRQMYQQQQEEYKDWGGSSAQGVIAAAQHRQEGPRKSPRQQQFLDRVRSPLKNDKDGMMYGPPVGTHHDPSGQDGGRCLMSSDGLSNKGIELKHSSQKLQQESCWDLSRQTSPAKSSGPPGMSSQKRYGPPHETDGHGLTESTQSSKPSNVMLRLPGQEDHSSQNPLIMRRRVRSFISPIPSKRQSQDVKNSNTEDKGRLLHPSKEGTDKAYNSYAHLSHSQEIKSIPKRESSKDLPSPDSRNCPAVTLTSPAKTKILPPRKGRGLKLEAIVQKITSPNIRRSASSNSAEAGGDTVTLDDILSLKSGPPEGGSGAVPDAELEKRKGEVIAELACPASQELSGEKPLARSSEEWRGGGDDKVKAETHPDAVAAGKEPPGAMASATSQKPGSNQGRPDGPLGGTAPLTFPDSKSAPPVGTLAPEANPKAEEKESDAVTISPKQEGFPPKGYFPSGKKKGRPIGSVNKQKKQQQPPPPPPQPPQIPEGSADGEPKPKKQRQRRERRKPGAQPRKRRAKQAAPIVEPQEPEIKLKYATQPLDKTDAKNKSFFPYIHVVNKCELGAVCTIINAEEEEQTKLVRGRKGQRSLTPPPSSTESKVLPASSFVLQGPVVTESSVMGHLVCCLCGKWASYRNMGDLFGPFYPQDYAATLPKNPPPKRAAETQSKVKVRHKSASNGSKTDTEEEEEQQQQKEQRSLAAHPRFKRRHRSEDCAGGPRSLSRGLPCKKATTEGSSEKTVLDSKPSVPTTSEGGPELELQIPELPLDSNEFWVHEGCILWANGIYLVCGRLYGLQEALEIAREMKCSHCQEAGATLGCYNKGCSFRYHYPCAIDADCLLHEENFSVRCPKHKPPLPCPVPPLQNKTAKGSLSTEQSERG comes from the coding sequence ATGCAGTCCTTCCGGGAGCAAAGCAGTTACCACGGGAACCAGCAGAGCTACCCCCAGGAGGTGCACGGCTCATCCCGGATAGAGGAGTTCAGCCCTCGCCAGGCCCAGATGTTCCAGAATTTTGGGGGTGCTGGTGGtggcagcggcggcagcagcagcggtgGTGGACGACGAGcaacggcggcggcggcggccgcgatGGCCAGCGAGACCTCTGGCCATCAGGGCTACCAGGGCTTCAGGAAGGAGGCTGGAGACTTCTACTACATGGCAGGCAACAAGGACCCCGTGGCCGCAGGAACCCCGCAGCCTCCTCCGCGAAGGCCTTCCGGGCCGGTGCAGAGCTACGGACCCCCCCAGGGGAGCAGCTTTGGCAATCAGTATGGCAGTGAGGGTCACGTGGGCCAGTTTCAAGCACAGCACTCTGCCCTTGGCGGTGTGTCTCATTACTCACAGGATTACACGGGGCCGTTCTCTCCGGGGAGCGCTCAGTACCAGCAGCAGCCTtccagccagcagcagcagcagcagcagcagcagcagcagcaagtgcagCAGCTGCGACAGCAGCTCTACCAGTCCCATCAGCCCCTGCCGCAGGCCGCCAGCCAGCCGGCGTCCGGTGCCTCCCACCTGCAGCCCATGCAGCGGCCCTCAGCTCTGCCGGCCTCGGCTGCCGGCTACCAGCTGAGAGTGGGGCAGTTCGGCCAGCACTACCAGTCTTCTgccaccgccgccgcctcctcctttCCATCGCCGCAGCGTTTCAGCCAGTCCGGGCAGAGCTACGATGGCAGTTACAGTGTGAACGCTGGATCACAGTATGAAGGGCATAACGTGGGCTCCAATGCACAGGCTTACGGAACACAATCCAATTACAGCTATCAGCCTCAATCTATGAAGAATTTCGAACAGGCCAAGATTCCACCAGGGACCCAGCAgggacagcagcagcaacagcagcagcagcagcagcagcagcaccccccTCAGCACGTGATGCAGTATTCCAACGCCGCCACGAAGCTACCCCTGCAAAGCCAGGTCGGGCAGTACAGCCAGCCCGAGGTTCCCGTGAGGTCCCCCATGCAGTTTCACCAGAACTTCAGCCCCATCTCTAACCCTTCCCCAGCTGCCTCTGTGGTTCAGTCTCCAAGCTGTAGCTCTACCCCGTCTCCTCTCACGCAGAGCGGAGAGAATCTCCAGTGTGGGCAAGGCAATGTGCCAATGGGCTCCAGAAACAGAATCCTGCAGTTAATGCCTCAGCTCAGCCCAACCCCATCGATGATGCCCAGTCCCAACTCTCACGCTGCGGGCTTCAAAGGGTTCGGGCTGGAAGGGGTGCCTGAAAAGCGGCTGACCGATCCCGGCTTGAGTAGTTTGAGTGCCCTGAGTACTCAGGTGGCCAACCTTCCTAATACGGTTCAGCACATGCTACTTTCCGACGCCCTGACCCCTCAGAAGAAGACCTCCAAGAGGCCTTCCTCGTCATCCAAGAAAACAGACAGCTGCCCCAACTCGGAAGGCTCCTCACAGGCCGAGGAGCAGCTGAAGTCCCCGATGGCAGAGTCGCTGGATGGAGGCTGCTCCAGCAGTTCTGAGGATCAAGGCGAGAGGGTGAGGCAGCTGAGCGGCCAGAGCACAAGCTCGGACACCACCTACAAGGGCGGGGCCTCGGGAAAGGCAGGCTCCTCACCAGCACAGGGCGCTCAGAACGAAGCCCCCCGACTCAGCACCAGTCCCGGAGCCCGAGAAGAGACCGCCTCGCCGGGTACCAAGGACACACCACTGTCATCTGAGGGCAACCCGAAAGCCAACGAGAAGGCAGTCGGGGTGATTGTCTCCCGGGAAGCCATGACAGGCCGGGTGGAAAAGCCTGGGGGGCAGGACAAGGGCTCCCAGGAGGAGGATCCTGCAGCCACACAGAGGCCGCCCAGCACCGGGGGGGCAAAGGAAACCAGCCACGCATCACTTCCACAGCCAGAGCCGCTGGGAGGAGGCAGTAAAGGAAACAAGAGCGGAGACAGTAACTCCAACCACAACGGGGAAGGGAATGGCCAGACCGGGCACCCCGCAGGGGGCTCTGGTTTCACAGGCAGGACTGAGCCCAGCAAATCTCCTGGAAGCCTGCGCTATAGTTACAAAGACAGTTTTGGGTCAGCCGTACCGAGAAACATGAGCAGCTTTGCTCAGTATCCTACAGGACAAGATAAAGGGGACTTCACCAGCCACGGGGAGCGAAAGGGTAGAAATGAGAAGTTCCCCAGCCTCCTGCAGGAGGTGCTTCAGGGTTACCACCACCACCCCGACAGGAGGTACTCCCGGAGTTCTCAGGAGCACCAGGCTATGGCTGGCAGCCTCGAAGGAGCCACAAGGCCTAACGTCTTAGTGAGTCAGACCAATGAGTTAGCTAGCAGGGGCCTTCTAAACAAAAGCATTGGGTCCCTGTTAGAAAACCCCCACTGGGGTCCATGGGAAAGGAAGTCAAGTGGCACAGCTCCTGAGATGAAACAGATCAATTTGGCTGACTATCCAATTCCCAGAAAGTTTGAAATAGAGCCTCCATCATCAGCCCATGAGCCCGGGGGTTCCCTCTCTGAGAGAAGATCAGTCATCTGTGACATTTCTCCACTAAGACAGATTGTCAGAGACCCAGGGGCTCACTCGCTAGGACACATGGGCGCCGACACCAGACTCGGGAGGAATGAGCGTCTCAATCTCAGtttaagtcagtcagtcattctTCCAGGTGGGCTGGTGTCCATGGAAACAAAGCTGAAATCCCAGAGTGGGCAGATAAAAGAGGAGGACTTTGAACAGTCCAAGTCCCAAGCTAGTTTCAACAACAAGAAATCAGGAGACCACTGCCACCCTGCTAGCATCAAGCACGAGTCCTACCGAGGCAATGCCAGCCCTGGAGCGGCGACCCACGATTCCATCTCAGACTACGGCCCGCAGGACAGCAGACCCACACCAATGCGGCGAGTCCCCGGCAGAGTTGGCGGTCGGGAGGGCATGAGGGGTCGGTCCCCTTCTCAGTATCATGACTTTTCAGAAAAGTTGAAGATGTCCCCTGGGAGGAGCAGAGGCCCAGGGGGCGACCCTCATCACATGAACCCACACATGACCTTCTCCGAGAGGGCCAACAGGAGTTCTTTGCACGCCCCCTTTTCTCCCAATTCAGAAAGCCTGGCCTCTGCTTATCACACAAACACACGTGCTCATGCTTATGGGGACCCCAGTGCAGGTTTGAATTCCCAGCTCCATTACAAGAGACAGATGTACCAACAGCAGCAAGAGGAATATAAGGACTGGGGCGGCAGTTCTGCTCAGGGAGTGATCGCTGCGGCTCAGCACAGGCAGGAGGGGCCCCGCAAGAGTCCACGGCAGCAGCAGTTTCTTGACCGAGTCCGGAGCCCCCTGAAGAATGACAAAGATGGCATGATGTACGGCCCACCGGTGGGGACGCACCATGACCCCAGCGGCCAGGACGGCGGGCGCTGCCTCATGTCCAGTGATGGCCTTTCTAACAAAGGCATTGAACTGAAGCACAGCTCCCAGAAGTTACAGCAAGAATCTTGCTGGGATCTCTCTCGGCAGACTTCTCCAGCCAAAAGCAGCGGCCCCCCAGGAATGTCCAGTCAGAAAAGGTACGGACCACCCCACGAGACTGACGGACATGGGCTCACGGAGTCTACGCAGTCATCCAAACCGAGTAACGTTATGCTGAGACTTCCAGGTCAAGAGGATCATTCTTCTCAAAACCCCTTAATCATGAGGAGGCGTGTCCGTTCTTTTATCTCTCCCATTCCCAGTAAGAGACAGTCACAGGACGTGAAGAACAGCAACACTGAAGATAAAGGGCGCCTCCTTCACCCGTCAAAAGAAGGCACTGACAAAGCGTACAATTCCTATGCCCATCTTTCTCACAGTCAGGAGATCAAGTCCATCCCTAAGAGGGAGTCCTCCAAGGACCTTCCAAGTCCAGATAGTAGGAACTGCCCCGCGGTTACCCTTACAAGTCCTGCTAAGACCAAAATCCTGCCCCCGAGGAAAGGCCGGGGGTTGAAACTGGAAGCTATCGTCCAGAAGATCACATCCCCAAACATTAGGAGGAGTGCGTCCTCGAACAGCGCAGAGGCCGGGGGAGACACGGTTACTCTTGACGACATCCTGTCTTTGAAAAGCGGCCCTCCGGAAGGTGGGAGCGGTGCTGTTCCGGACGCTgagctggagaagagaaaaggcgAGGTGATAGCTGAGCTGGCCTGTCCCGCAAGCCAGGAGCTGAGCGGAGAAAAGCCTCTGGCCCGGTCTTCGGAGGAGTGGCGCGGTGGTGGGGATGACAAGGTGAAGGCGGAGACGCACCCTGACGCAGTCGCCGCTGGGAAGGAGCCCCCTGGTGCCATGGCATCCGCAACCTCACAGAAGCCTGGGAGTAACCAGGGGAGACCAGACGGGCCCCTGGGCGGGACAGCACCTTTAACCTTTCCTGACTCGAAGAGCGCACCTCCAGTGGGCACGCTGGCTCCCGAGGCAAACCCCAAGGCTGAAGAGAAAGAGAGCGATGCCGTGACGATTTCCCCCAAACAGGAGGGCTTCCCCCCGAAGGGTTACTTCCcctcaggaaagaagaaagggagaccCATTGGTAGCGTGAATAAGCAGAAGAAACAGCAGCagcccccaccgccacccccacaGCCCCCTCAGATACCAGAGGGCTCTGCTGATGGAGAGCCAAAGCCGAAAAAGCAGAGGCAGCGGAGGGAGCGCAGGAAGCCCGGGGCGCAGCCCAGGAAGCGGAGGGCCAAGCAGGCCGCGCCCATCGTAGAGCCCCAGGAGCCGGAGATCAAGCTGAAGTACGCCACCCAGCCCCTGGACAAAACCGACGCCAAGAACAAGTCTTTTTTCCCTTATATCCACGTAGTAAATAAGTGTGAACTTGGAGCCGTGTGTACAATCATCAACGCCGAGGAGGAGGAGCAGACCAAATTGGTGAGGGGGAGGAAGGGCCAGCGGTCCCTGACGCCTCCGCCCAGCAGCACCGAGAGCAAGGTTCTCCCAGCCTCGTCCTTCGTGCTGCAGGGCCCCGTGGTGACAGAGTCTTCTGTGATGGGGCACCTGGTTTGCTGTCTGTGTGGCAAGTGGGCCAGTTACCGGAACATGGGCGACCTCTTTGGACCCTTTTACCCCCAAGATTATGCAGCCACTCTCCccaagaatccacctcccaagaGGGCCGCGGAAACGCAGAGCAAGGTGAAGGTCCGGCACAAAAGCGCTTCGAACGGCTCCAAGACGGAcactgaggaggaggaagagcagcagcagcagaaggagcagaggagcctggctgcgcACCCCAGGTTTAAGCGGCGACACCGCTCAGAAGACTGTGCCGGAGGCCCCCGGTCCCTGTCCAGGGGGCTCCCTTGTAAAAAAGCCACCACCGAGGGCAGCAGCGAAAAGACTGTTTTGGACTCAAAGCCCTCCGTGCCCACCACTTCAGAAGGTGGCCCCGAGTTGGAGTTACAAATCCCTGAACTACCTCTCGACAGCAATGAATTTTGGGTCCACGAGGGTTGTATTCTCTGGGCCAATGGAATCTACCTGGTCTGTGGCCGGCTCTATGGCCTGCAGGAAGCGCTGGAAATAGCCAGAGAGATG